The following proteins are encoded in a genomic region of Actinomadura sp. NAK00032:
- a CDS encoding YafY family protein, which translates to MSGPTSRLLSLLSLLQTPRTWPGSELAERLGITHRTVRRDVERLREMGYPIEADLGAHGGYRLVAGSALPPLLLEDDEAVAVALGLRTVAAQGLPELEEAGIRALAKLSNALPTRLRHRVRALGGSISGWMPPGRTADPDVLTALATAIAGGERLRMRYRDREGAITTRHVEPQRLVSAHRHWYLFAFDIDRDAWRTFRADRIQTPRGTGARTSRHLPEEDLQTHLARAALAMAPVYRADVTLHLTLATATTRLQDHLGDGTLTPEGDRTRWRSARDTVEWLALRLLSLDCPFEVHSPPALLDHLARIHDHTRNTAPRDETITDREPNKEAP; encoded by the coding sequence ATGTCCGGACCCACTTCGCGGCTGCTGTCGCTGCTCTCGCTTCTGCAGACGCCGCGCACCTGGCCCGGGAGCGAACTGGCCGAGCGGCTCGGCATCACCCATCGCACGGTCCGGCGGGACGTCGAGCGGCTCCGCGAGATGGGCTATCCGATCGAGGCCGACCTCGGCGCGCACGGCGGCTACCGGCTCGTCGCGGGCTCGGCACTGCCGCCACTGCTGCTGGAGGACGACGAGGCGGTCGCCGTCGCGCTGGGGCTGCGCACCGTCGCGGCGCAAGGTCTGCCCGAACTGGAGGAGGCGGGGATCCGGGCCCTGGCGAAGCTGAGCAATGCGCTGCCCACCCGCCTGCGCCACCGCGTCCGCGCCCTGGGCGGCTCGATCTCGGGCTGGATGCCCCCCGGCCGCACCGCCGACCCCGACGTCCTCACCGCTCTCGCCACCGCCATCGCGGGCGGGGAACGGCTGCGGATGCGCTACCGGGACCGGGAAGGCGCGATCACCACCCGGCACGTCGAACCGCAGCGGCTGGTCAGCGCTCACCGCCACTGGTACCTGTTCGCCTTCGACATCGACCGCGACGCCTGGCGCACCTTCCGAGCCGATCGCATCCAGACTCCGCGCGGCACGGGCGCCCGCACCTCCCGGCACCTGCCCGAGGAGGACCTGCAGACCCACCTCGCGCGAGCCGCCCTGGCCATGGCGCCGGTCTACCGCGCCGACGTCACCCTCCACCTCACCCTCGCCACAGCGACGACCCGGCTCCAGGACCACCTCGGCGACGGAACCCTCACCCCCGAAGGCGACCGGACGCGATGGCGCAGCGCCCGCGACACCGTCGAATGGCTCGCGCTCCGCCTCCTGTCCCTCGACTGCCCCTTCGAGGTCCACAGCCCGCCGGCCCTGCTCGACCACCTCGCCCGCATCCACGACCACACCCGTAACACCGCGCCCAGAGATGAAACCATCACCGACCGAGAGCCCAACAAGGAGGCACCGTGA
- a CDS encoding VOC family protein, with protein sequence MMSEQISAAPEGYTSVAPWVVTDDTGAFLDYVSQAFDGTELGRVATEDGLIGHGEIRVGDTVVLAFDRRPDWPAMPSLLRVFVPDADAAFARAVEAGGTVVTPIASDAFGQRGGRIKDPFGNIWWVVAHVEDVPEQEMWKRLQEPVYAAGMRVAQETLDAELSGRVRGRSSAPVRLPH encoded by the coding sequence ATGATGTCCGAGCAGATCAGCGCCGCCCCCGAGGGCTACACCAGCGTCGCGCCGTGGGTCGTCACCGACGACACCGGAGCCTTCCTCGACTACGTCTCCCAGGCATTCGACGGCACCGAACTCGGCCGGGTGGCCACCGAGGACGGGCTGATCGGCCACGGCGAGATCCGCGTGGGCGACACCGTCGTCCTCGCCTTCGACCGACGTCCCGACTGGCCCGCCATGCCGAGCCTCCTGCGCGTGTTCGTACCCGACGCCGACGCGGCGTTCGCCCGCGCCGTCGAGGCGGGCGGCACCGTCGTCACCCCCATCGCCTCCGACGCCTTCGGGCAGCGGGGCGGCCGGATCAAGGACCCCTTCGGCAACATCTGGTGGGTGGTCGCCCACGTCGAGGACGTTCCCGAACAAGAGATGTGGAAGCGCCTGCAGGAACCCGTCTACGCGGCGGGCATGCGCGTCGCCCAGGAGACATTGGACGCCGAACTCAGCGGCCGCGTCCGAGGCCGCAGCAGCGCACCGGTCCGGCTGCCGCACTGA
- a CDS encoding DUF3883 domain-containing protein, with the protein MPKPKRAWRDRTLEDHRHVLIERSFQGKTLIASSVGMGKTFAFVQVISELLVREGSSRTSRAAYFTNFFRPLASRSPIGYFGMGLKVSRLHTALDEFLVIDRPEPTAVRSELAEALAQRGTAREQDAALRLAVEQRAVQVASAWYRKRGWTVTEYGKPFDLLVENDHGSHTVEVKGSRSRIDKITVTRNEVRNARTEVADLVVVDEITYYRDAYGRIVTDGGRLRRWAGWRPSDDELTPMTFECQLPEGPQQND; encoded by the coding sequence GTGCCTAAACCGAAGCGCGCGTGGCGAGACCGAACCCTCGAAGATCACCGCCATGTGTTGATCGAACGGTCGTTTCAAGGGAAGACCCTTATTGCAAGTTCGGTCGGTATGGGCAAGACCTTCGCGTTTGTGCAGGTGATCAGCGAGCTCTTGGTGCGTGAAGGCAGCTCGCGAACCTCGCGCGCCGCGTACTTCACCAACTTCTTCCGGCCCTTGGCTTCCCGCTCGCCGATCGGCTACTTCGGCATGGGCCTGAAGGTCTCGAGGCTGCACACCGCGCTCGATGAGTTTCTCGTCATCGACCGTCCCGAGCCGACGGCAGTGCGATCCGAGCTCGCGGAGGCTCTCGCGCAGCGCGGGACAGCACGCGAGCAGGACGCCGCGCTCCGGCTAGCCGTCGAGCAGCGCGCTGTTCAGGTGGCGTCAGCCTGGTACCGCAAACGAGGGTGGACCGTCACCGAGTACGGCAAGCCCTTCGACCTGCTCGTCGAGAACGACCACGGCAGCCACACCGTCGAGGTCAAGGGCTCACGAAGCCGCATCGACAAGATCACCGTCACCCGCAACGAAGTCAGGAACGCCCGCACGGAGGTAGCCGACCTGGTAGTCGTTGACGAGATCACCTACTACCGCGACGCCTATGGCCGCATCGTTACCGACGGCGGTCGGCTCCGTCGCTGGGCTGGATGGCGGCCCTCCGACGACGAACTGACGCCCATGACCTTCGAGTGCCAGCTCCCCGAAGGACCGCAGCAGAACGACTGA
- a CDS encoding TetR/AcrR family transcriptional regulator, which yields MARPRQFDEQDAVTKATGLFWRRGYNATSVRDLGAELELTPSSLYRTFIDKHTLFLRALDHYQATDSAEAEHRLDAAGRPVREVLREWMLWLVSCPSDGEPSRGCFVVNTATELGTADDQVHQRTEAAFEVTRRALRSLLLEGRDNGELPAALDVDASVELLFTAVLGLRVRERAGHDPARLATAIDAAIRALDTI from the coding sequence ATGGCACGCCCCCGGCAGTTCGACGAGCAGGACGCGGTCACCAAGGCGACCGGGCTGTTCTGGCGCCGCGGCTACAACGCCACCTCGGTGCGCGACCTCGGCGCCGAACTCGAACTCACTCCGAGCAGCCTGTACCGGACGTTTATCGACAAGCACACGCTCTTCCTGCGCGCGCTCGACCACTACCAGGCCACCGACTCCGCCGAGGCCGAGCACCGGCTGGACGCCGCGGGCCGTCCGGTCCGCGAGGTGCTGCGCGAGTGGATGCTGTGGCTGGTCTCCTGCCCGTCCGACGGCGAGCCGAGCAGGGGCTGCTTCGTGGTCAACACCGCGACCGAACTCGGCACCGCCGACGACCAGGTCCACCAGCGGACCGAGGCCGCCTTCGAGGTCACCCGCCGGGCCCTGCGCTCACTCCTGCTGGAAGGCCGCGACAACGGAGAACTGCCCGCCGCCCTGGACGTCGACGCCTCGGTGGAGCTGCTGTTCACCGCGGTGCTCGGGCTGCGCGTCCGAGAACGCGCCGGCCACGACCCCGCCCGCCTGGCCACCGCGATCGACGCCGCGATCCGGGCGCTGGACACCATCTAG
- a CDS encoding FG-GAP-like repeat-containing protein: protein MKSSGRRLPLVASAAALALAAVAGTAGPANAAPTPRPPQGNALVTPAPSLMAPKVAASAVAAAPASARLSLTGRYQNTNYNCVPTSASMSLSTFGVSVSQETLATKMGTTPSNGTTGNQALPVMNGYVDPLGYSYGFASASTASTMMEQVSYNVGVLKRAPVLGVWMEKLPWNSGMSGSKVGHAIIAYGYDRGAGTITVWDPWRSTGGSHTISAAKLAADMQPGGMFKVTGHTDADLSSVGDLNGDGKADLVGVDRATGKLWLYPGPALAASNRRLIGTGGWNGMTELTGIGDLTGDGKPDLIATKKDDGTLWLYPGATNELGNRIKIGNGGWNGMKDLTGIGDLTGDGKADLIAAKKDDGTLWLYPGGNKALGSRIKVGNSGWNGMNKLVGVNDITGDGKPDLIGVRISEGTLWVYPGASKALGTRKKLGSGWGGIRSLTYTGDVTGDGKGDLIGVQSNTGVMYVYAGRATGFAARQQLTSGWNG from the coding sequence ATGAAGTCGTCCGGTCGGCGCCTGCCGTTGGTGGCCTCGGCGGCCGCACTCGCGTTGGCGGCCGTGGCGGGAACGGCGGGGCCCGCGAACGCGGCCCCCACCCCCCGCCCGCCGCAGGGCAACGCGCTCGTCACCCCGGCCCCGTCGCTCATGGCGCCGAAGGTCGCCGCCTCGGCCGTCGCCGCGGCACCGGCCTCGGCGAGGCTGTCCCTGACGGGCCGCTACCAGAACACGAACTACAACTGCGTGCCCACCTCGGCGTCGATGAGCCTGTCGACGTTCGGGGTGTCCGTCAGCCAGGAGACCCTGGCGACCAAGATGGGCACGACCCCGTCCAACGGCACCACCGGCAACCAGGCGCTGCCCGTCATGAACGGGTACGTCGACCCGCTCGGCTACAGCTACGGCTTCGCCAGCGCCTCGACGGCGTCGACCATGATGGAGCAGGTCTCCTACAACGTCGGCGTGCTCAAGCGGGCCCCCGTCCTCGGCGTGTGGATGGAGAAGCTGCCGTGGAACTCCGGCATGAGCGGCTCCAAGGTCGGCCACGCGATCATCGCCTACGGCTACGACCGCGGCGCCGGCACGATCACCGTGTGGGACCCGTGGAGGTCGACGGGCGGTTCGCACACCATCTCCGCCGCGAAGCTCGCCGCGGACATGCAGCCCGGCGGCATGTTCAAGGTCACCGGCCACACCGACGCCGACCTGTCGAGCGTCGGGGACCTGAACGGTGACGGCAAGGCCGACCTGGTCGGCGTCGACCGCGCGACCGGGAAGCTCTGGCTCTACCCCGGCCCGGCGCTGGCCGCCTCGAACCGGCGCCTGATCGGCACCGGCGGCTGGAACGGCATGACCGAGCTCACCGGCATCGGTGACCTCACCGGCGACGGCAAGCCCGACCTCATCGCCACGAAGAAGGACGACGGCACGCTCTGGCTCTACCCCGGCGCCACGAACGAGCTCGGCAACCGCATCAAGATCGGCAACGGCGGTTGGAACGGCATGAAGGACCTCACCGGCATCGGTGACCTGACGGGCGACGGCAAGGCCGACCTCATCGCCGCCAAGAAGGACGACGGCACCCTCTGGCTCTACCCCGGAGGCAACAAGGCCCTCGGCAGCCGCATCAAGGTCGGAAACAGCGGCTGGAACGGCATGAACAAGCTGGTCGGCGTCAACGACATCACCGGCGACGGCAAGCCCGACCTGATCGGCGTCCGCATCTCCGAAGGCACGCTGTGGGTCTACCCCGGCGCGTCGAAGGCGCTCGGCACCCGCAAGAAGCTCGGCTCCGGCTGGGGCGGCATCCGCTCGCTCACCTACACGGGCGACGTCACCGGCGACGGCAAGGGCGACCTGATCGGCGTCCAGAGCAACACCGGCGTCATGTACGTCTACGCGGGCCGCGCGACCGGCTTCGCCGCCCGCCAGCAGCTGACCTCCGGCTGGAACGGCTGA
- a CDS encoding SRPBCC family protein → MASVQKEIIIDADPAAVWAVISDFTDGPVRMAPGFVTDSRLDEPDVRVVTFADGTVLRERLIALDDELRRLVFSVIGGTMQPAHDNASMQVVPHGDGRSRFVWIHDVRPDELTIPMAAGMDHGLNIFKQALESTKHPG, encoded by the coding sequence ATGGCCTCCGTGCAGAAAGAGATCATCATCGATGCCGACCCCGCAGCCGTGTGGGCGGTCATCAGCGACTTCACCGACGGGCCCGTCCGGATGGCCCCGGGTTTCGTCACCGACAGCCGGCTCGACGAACCGGACGTCAGGGTCGTCACGTTCGCCGACGGAACAGTGCTGCGGGAGCGGCTCATCGCGCTCGACGATGAACTGCGCCGGCTCGTCTTCTCGGTCATCGGCGGCACCATGCAGCCGGCGCACGACAACGCGTCGATGCAAGTCGTCCCGCACGGGGACGGCCGCAGCCGGTTCGTCTGGATCCACGACGTGCGACCGGACGAGCTCACCATCCCGATGGCGGCCGGAATGGACCACGGCCTGAACATCTTCAAGCAGGCGCTGGAGTCCACCAAACACCCCGGCTAG
- a CDS encoding isopenicillin N synthase family oxygenase: MNPDTVTTVGGYVPVIDISSRHSGPGRVALAEAIDRACRTSGFFVITGHGVPAELIERMRTVTTAFFRLPGEEKSAVQRPGFSGFRSSGGTTAQSLDRRTPPDLCESFAAHVTGELSDREREMLGDYWATWKLANLWPQEPAEFQSTWQEYMTALHALSADLMRLCARALGLDEDHFDDKFDRHVSSLVANYYFPQLQEPLPGQLRRGAHTDFGGLTVLYQQDDIGGLQVLQGENTWQDVRAVPGSFVINIGDLLALWTGGRWVSTMHRVINPAETDTSSRLSVPFFFQPNHDAVVEPLRPITSEADRERPETVIAGEWMAMKTQKLFAPAQ; encoded by the coding sequence ATGAATCCAGACACGGTCACCACAGTCGGCGGGTACGTGCCCGTCATCGACATCTCTTCCAGGCACAGCGGCCCTGGGCGCGTAGCACTGGCCGAGGCGATCGACAGGGCCTGCCGGACCTCGGGCTTCTTCGTCATCACCGGTCACGGCGTTCCCGCGGAGCTCATCGAACGGATGCGCACGGTGACCACCGCGTTCTTCAGGCTGCCCGGCGAGGAGAAGAGCGCCGTCCAGCGGCCGGGATTCTCCGGATTCCGCAGCTCAGGCGGTACCACCGCCCAGAGCCTCGACCGCAGGACTCCGCCCGATCTGTGCGAGTCGTTCGCCGCGCACGTCACGGGTGAGCTGAGCGACCGGGAACGGGAGATGCTCGGCGACTACTGGGCGACCTGGAAACTGGCCAACCTGTGGCCACAGGAACCGGCCGAGTTCCAGAGCACCTGGCAGGAGTACATGACCGCGCTCCATGCACTATCGGCCGACCTCATGCGCCTGTGCGCCCGCGCCCTCGGCCTCGACGAAGACCACTTCGACGACAAGTTCGACCGCCACGTCTCCTCCCTCGTCGCCAACTACTACTTCCCCCAACTCCAAGAGCCCCTGCCGGGCCAGCTCCGTCGAGGCGCGCACACCGACTTCGGCGGGCTGACCGTCTTGTACCAGCAGGACGACATCGGAGGACTCCAGGTCCTCCAGGGCGAGAACACCTGGCAGGACGTCCGCGCCGTCCCCGGGAGCTTCGTGATCAACATCGGCGACCTGCTGGCCCTGTGGACCGGCGGCCGATGGGTCTCCACCATGCACCGGGTGATCAACCCGGCGGAGACGGACACATCCTCACGCCTGTCCGTCCCGTTCTTCTTCCAGCCCAATCACGACGCCGTCGTCGAGCCCCTGCGGCCGATCACCTCCGAGGCGGACCGGGAACGGCCCGAAACCGTCATCGCCGGCGAATGGATGGCCATGAAAACACAGAAGCTGTTCGCCCCGGCCCAGTAG
- a CDS encoding VOC family protein, protein MSVKPVPQGYHTVTPWIISRDTVQLIDYMKRAFGAEELACLAGKDGAIEHAEVRIGDSVVMMFDARPEWPPTPGFLRLYVEDADAVHHQAVAAGGTSVTEVTHLFFGDRVGRVRDPLGNLYWIQTRVEDLSPQEMERRLAGPAFTKAMEYVQSADFFPARGSNLG, encoded by the coding sequence ATGTCCGTCAAGCCGGTTCCCCAGGGCTACCACACCGTGACGCCGTGGATCATCTCGCGCGACACGGTGCAGCTCATCGACTACATGAAGAGGGCCTTCGGCGCGGAGGAGCTCGCGTGCCTTGCGGGCAAGGACGGGGCCATCGAGCATGCGGAGGTACGGATCGGCGACTCAGTGGTGATGATGTTCGACGCGCGGCCGGAGTGGCCGCCGACCCCTGGCTTCCTCCGCCTTTACGTCGAGGATGCCGACGCCGTGCACCATCAGGCCGTTGCGGCCGGCGGCACCTCGGTCACCGAGGTCACCCACCTGTTCTTCGGAGACCGGGTCGGGCGGGTACGCGATCCGCTGGGCAACCTGTACTGGATCCAGACCCGTGTGGAGGACCTGAGCCCGCAGGAAATGGAACGCCGCCTCGCCGGCCCAGCATTCACCAAGGCCATGGAGTACGTCCAAAGCGCCGACTTCTTCCCCGCCCGAGGATCCAACCTCGGCTGA
- a CDS encoding serine hydrolase, which produces MRTRLSAAIIAIGFAVTTTPVLAAHAAPAPPAETSVTPEAIDAYARQAMKASGVPGMSLVVTHGRRVVHAAGYGHDSAGRPVTARTPMRVASLSKSVTAAAVMTLVDEGRIALDRPVAAQMPEFQADDPRAARITVRQLLNQTSGLSDRTIDIGALEDAGSLREYVARLRTARLTTDPGTRWAYCNVNYNLAARLVEVVTGRPFGDYLRHRVFAPLGMDGSAVSDRDVRPADGHHSVFGLWVARSEPPGFLDGSGSGGVITNAHDMGRWLIAQAGHAPRTLSPAALHTMHTPGPATGDRRYGMGWAEEKDGTGPTRLVHSGNIFTYNAAEAIVPSTGYGVAVMVNGAGLTDASWSTLQGLLTLTDGRTPPAPGDDSQLAELALGLIVLVSVGLGVLAGFRARRWARKRAAAPRWRIVPRLVPALLPVAVFAAYPDLASLITGGRTVTWAQLTYFAAPLTIALAAAALAGLVTVTLRLWALVRFVRSNAR; this is translated from the coding sequence TTGAGAACCAGGCTTTCGGCGGCGATCATCGCGATCGGGTTCGCCGTGACGACGACCCCGGTGCTTGCGGCCCATGCCGCGCCCGCACCCCCGGCCGAGACCAGCGTCACGCCGGAGGCGATCGACGCGTACGCCCGCCAGGCGATGAAGGCCTCCGGCGTGCCGGGGATGTCGCTGGTGGTGACCCACGGCCGCCGCGTCGTCCACGCCGCGGGATACGGCCACGACTCCGCCGGCCGCCCGGTCACCGCCCGCACACCGATGCGGGTGGCCTCGCTCAGCAAGTCGGTCACCGCCGCCGCGGTGATGACCCTCGTCGACGAGGGGCGGATCGCCCTGGACCGGCCGGTCGCCGCGCAGATGCCGGAGTTCCAGGCGGACGATCCACGGGCCGCGCGCATCACCGTGCGGCAATTGCTCAACCAGACCTCCGGCCTGTCCGACCGCACCATCGACATTGGCGCGCTGGAGGACGCCGGCTCGCTTCGCGAGTACGTGGCACGGCTGCGCACCGCGCGGCTGACCACCGACCCGGGCACCCGCTGGGCGTATTGCAACGTCAACTACAACCTGGCCGCCCGCCTTGTCGAGGTCGTCACCGGCCGGCCGTTCGGCGACTACCTGCGGCACCGCGTGTTCGCCCCACTCGGCATGGACGGCAGCGCCGTCAGCGACCGGGACGTCCGCCCTGCCGACGGCCACCACTCCGTGTTCGGCCTGTGGGTCGCGCGCTCCGAACCGCCCGGCTTTCTCGACGGCAGCGGCTCGGGCGGTGTGATCACCAATGCCCACGACATGGGGCGGTGGCTGATCGCCCAGGCCGGTCACGCGCCGCGCACGCTGAGCCCCGCCGCGCTGCACACCATGCACACGCCCGGCCCGGCCACCGGCGACCGCCGGTACGGCATGGGCTGGGCCGAGGAGAAGGACGGCACCGGCCCGACACGGCTCGTGCACTCGGGGAACATCTTCACCTACAACGCCGCCGAGGCGATCGTGCCGTCCACCGGGTACGGCGTCGCCGTCATGGTCAACGGCGCCGGACTGACCGACGCGAGCTGGTCGACGCTGCAGGGCCTGCTGACGCTGACCGATGGGCGCACCCCACCCGCGCCCGGGGACGACTCGCAACTGGCCGAGCTCGCCCTCGGCCTGATCGTGCTCGTCTCCGTCGGACTGGGGGTACTGGCCGGGTTCCGCGCCCGCCGGTGGGCACGCAAGCGCGCGGCGGCGCCCCGGTGGAGGATCGTGCCGCGGCTGGTCCCAGCGCTGCTGCCCGTCGCGGTGTTCGCCGCCTACCCCGATCTGGCGTCGCTGATCACCGGCGGGCGTACGGTCACCTGGGCGCAGCTCACCTACTTCGCGGCACCGCTGACGATCGCCCTGGCCGCCGCGGCGCTGGCCGGGCTGGTCACGGTGACGCTCCGGCTGTGGGCACTGGTCAGGTTCGTCAGGTCGAACGCGCGGTGA
- a CDS encoding CGNR zinc finger domain-containing protein, with product MNEHAAEPVPDNLTTGTAPMPLRVIEEFVNTRRRDSDEIATPDQLATWLHARGLMPAGTVVNAEQRDRGERIREGLRALIAENNAPPVSSPRPDGLNPAARAELADLTRDFPLMLDVTVSPPRLVARTRAPVEAALARLLAVVAEAVADGTWTRLKACREPSCRWAYYDHSRNRRRTWCSMDICGNRAKARASHHRKSAAPSTGGQPANR from the coding sequence ATGAACGAGCATGCCGCCGAGCCCGTGCCGGACAACCTCACGACCGGGACGGCACCGATGCCGCTGCGTGTGATCGAGGAGTTCGTCAACACCCGCCGCCGGGACAGTGACGAGATCGCGACCCCGGACCAGTTGGCGACGTGGTTGCACGCCCGCGGCCTCATGCCGGCAGGCACGGTGGTGAACGCCGAGCAGCGCGACCGCGGCGAACGGATCCGCGAGGGGCTGCGCGCGCTGATCGCCGAGAACAACGCCCCGCCGGTCTCCAGCCCGCGCCCGGACGGCCTGAACCCCGCCGCTCGCGCCGAGCTCGCCGACCTCACCCGCGACTTCCCGCTGATGCTCGACGTGACCGTCTCCCCGCCCCGGCTGGTCGCCCGCACCCGGGCGCCGGTGGAGGCGGCGCTGGCCCGGCTGCTCGCGGTCGTGGCCGAGGCCGTGGCGGACGGCACGTGGACGCGGCTCAAGGCCTGCCGGGAACCGAGCTGCCGATGGGCCTACTACGACCACTCCCGCAACCGGCGCCGGACCTGGTGCTCCATGGACATCTGCGGCAACCGCGCCAAAGCCCGCGCCTCCCACCACCGTAAATCCGCCGCGCCCTCGACCGGGGGCCAGCCGGCGAACCGATGA
- a CDS encoding TIGR03618 family F420-dependent PPOX class oxidoreductase, which produces MTDDTTPAYRPGQGPGPRALTEEEAVRVLGGRQFGSLATLKRSGQPHLASMVYAWDPDERIIRIPSVADRIKVRHLLRDPRATFQIQGETVLSYAVAEGEAEVSEVTTEPGDAVGRELLPLFGPIAPADEAEFFERMVQDRRLVIRLRVSHLYGIALDGPLT; this is translated from the coding sequence ATGACCGACGACACCACCCCCGCGTACCGTCCCGGGCAGGGGCCCGGCCCCCGCGCCCTCACCGAGGAGGAGGCGGTCCGAGTTCTGGGCGGGCGGCAGTTCGGCTCGCTGGCGACGCTGAAGCGCAGCGGCCAACCGCACCTGGCCTCGATGGTCTACGCGTGGGACCCGGACGAGCGGATCATCCGGATCCCCTCGGTCGCCGACCGCATCAAGGTGCGCCACCTCCTCCGGGACCCGCGTGCGACGTTCCAGATCCAGGGCGAGACCGTCCTCTCCTATGCCGTCGCCGAGGGCGAGGCCGAGGTCTCGGAGGTCACCACGGAGCCGGGCGACGCCGTCGGCCGCGAACTGCTGCCGCTGTTCGGCCCCATCGCCCCGGCCGACGAGGCGGAGTTCTTCGAGCGGATGGTGCAGGACCGGCGCCTGGTCATCAGGCTCCGGGTGTCCCATCTCTATGGGATCGCCCTGGACGGCCCCCTGACGTAA
- a CDS encoding VOC family protein, with amino-acid sequence MSISIGNICIDTNDLAGSTAFWQAVTGYQVASSDEGTTYLEDANKSGVGLSLQAVPERRDGKNRLHLDLFTDDLAGEVDRIRAVGASEVRRFDGWVVLADLEGNQFCGVAA; translated from the coding sequence GTGAGCATCAGCATCGGCAACATCTGCATCGACACCAACGACCTGGCCGGTAGCACCGCCTTCTGGCAGGCGGTCACCGGCTACCAGGTCGCGTCCTCGGACGAGGGCACCACCTACCTGGAGGACGCGAACAAGAGCGGCGTCGGCCTGTCCCTGCAGGCCGTCCCCGAACGCCGGGACGGCAAGAACCGGCTGCACCTGGACCTGTTCACCGACGACCTGGCAGGCGAGGTCGACCGCATCCGGGCCGTTGGCGCGAGCGAAGTGCGGCGCTTCGACGGCTGGGTCGTGCTGGCCGACCTCGAAGGCAACCAATTCTGCGGCGTCGCCGCGTAG
- a CDS encoding ATP-binding protein: MIQEALTNVTKHSPAAQAHVRLRYTTDRLDITITDPGGTPPAGATPGSGYGLIGMRERATSLGGRLHAGPLLAGGLEVAAQVPLHPHHPSLADSHDPDGTEGTRR; the protein is encoded by the coding sequence ATCATCCAGGAAGCCCTGACCAACGTCACCAAGCACTCCCCAGCTGCGCAAGCCCACGTGCGGCTCCGCTACACCACCGACCGGCTCGACATCACCATCACCGACCCCGGAGGAACTCCACCCGCTGGAGCAACGCCCGGTTCCGGGTACGGGCTGATCGGTATGCGCGAACGGGCGACCTCACTCGGCGGACGGCTGCATGCCGGCCCGCTGCTCGCAGGCGGGTTAGAAGTCGCCGCCCAAGTCCCACTGCACCCGCACCACCCCAGCCTCGCCGACAGCCATGACCCCGACGGCACCGAGGGAACCCGCCGATGA